In Terriglobales bacterium, the genomic stretch ACCGCTTCTTCGAGTCGACCATGGCCGGGACCATTCCCAATCGCATGTACCTGTTCACGGGAACATCGTTCGGGCACATCTATCCGGACACGCCGCCCTCCGGCGGTTTCCAGCAGAAGACGATTTTCCGCGCCCTCACCGACGCTGGCGTGAACTGGCGTTACTACTACCTGGACAACAGCATTTTCCTGGCACAGTTCGCCGACTGGCAGGATCCGGCGATCCGCGGTCACGTGTTTAACATCAGCGACTGGTTCAGCACGCTGGCTGATCCCGCCGCCGACGATAAGCTGCCGGCGGTGGTCTTCATCGAGCGCCCATCGAGCACCGGCCTCGACGAGCACCCCGACAACAACACTCAGGCAGGCGCGGCGAAGGCAGCCCAAGTCATCAATGCGTTGCTGAACAGCGCGGCGTGGAAGTCCTCGGTGTTCATCCACACTTACGACGAGTACGGCGGGTTGTTCGATCACGTGCCCATTCAGAGCGCGCCCGCGCCCGACAACATCGCTCCCATCTGCACGCCCGGGTTCGACGCGCAATGCTTGCCGGGGGACTTCGCACATACCGGGTTCCGGATTCCGCTGATCGTGATCTCGCCATGGGTGAAGGCGCATTTCGTGTCGCACACGGTACGGGACACGACGTCCATTCTGAAGCTGATCGAGACACGCTTCGGCTTGTCGCCGCTCACCGCGCGCGACGCCTGGGCCGACGACATGGTGGAGTTCTTTGACTTTACGAATCCGGCGTGGCAAACCCCGCCCTCACTGCCGGCGCAGCCGACAAACCAGACTTGTGACTTCGGCGCGGAACTGAACGGACAACACTGAACGTTGCGAGTTGTGGCGAGTCTTGAGCGACGATCCGTCGCTCCGGACTTGCCACCCGTGCCGCGTGCCAAGATTGCAAACCCGCCGATGACCACTATTTCCATTGACTTGGATGGCTACTGACCGCAATATCTGAAAACAGAGTTACCAGCCACACCATGCATGACGTGGCTGAAGGGTCTCCGGGCTCTGCAACAAAGGGAGAAAACGTTCCAATAGGAGGAACCGCAACATGCCGATGAAGAAGAAAAAGGCAGCTAAGAAAGCGAAAAAGCACTAACGCGAGACACTCGCGTTTCACAGGGCTCCTAAATAACAGCAATGGGCTTCCGCCATCGGAAGCCCCTTCTCGTTGCCGGCGGGAAATCGAACCCGCGCCGCTATTCCTCCTGATAGCTCAACGGCGCGCCGACTACAATAACGGAATGTCCATTGCTGCCGCCTACCTCGATGAAGCCCGACGTTCGCTGCGCGGGCACAAGCGACTCGCGGAGGGCGCAATCGCGCAGCTTCGCGACCAGGAATTGTTCTACCAGCCCGATCCGGAATCCAACAGCGTCGCCGTGATCGTCAAGCACATTGCCGGGAACATGCGCTCGCGGCTCAGCGACTTCCTGACCACCGATGGTGAGAAGCCCGACCGGCATCGCGACCAGGAATTTGAAATGTCGAGCGGCGCCACGCGCGCCGATCTGATGGAGATGTGGGAAAGAAGCTGGAAGATCGCATTCGACACCATCGCCTCGCTCAAGCCGGAAGATCTGGAACGAACGGTGACCATTCGCGGGGAGCCGCTCACCGCATTGCAGGCGCTGCATCGGGCGGTGGCGCATTATGCCTACCACGTGGGACAGATTGTTTTCCTGGCGAAGCACATTCGCGGCGCCGAGTGGAAAACCTTGAGCATCGCGCGCGGCCAGTCGGAGCAGGTCAACGCCGCCAAGGTTACGGGAAAGCCGGCCCGCGCCGAACCGGAGAAGTCGGGTCAGAGAAATTGAAGCGAGTTGCCGTGCGCCCAGCCGGACCCAAGGA encodes the following:
- a CDS encoding DUF1572 family protein, which gives rise to MSIAAAYLDEARRSLRGHKRLAEGAIAQLRDQELFYQPDPESNSVAVIVKHIAGNMRSRLSDFLTTDGEKPDRHRDQEFEMSSGATRADLMEMWERSWKIAFDTIASLKPEDLERTVTIRGEPLTALQALHRAVAHYAYHVGQIVFLAKHIRGAEWKTLSIARGQSEQVNAAKVTGKPARAEPEKSGQRN